The following proteins are encoded in a genomic region of Necator americanus strain Aroian chromosome II, whole genome shotgun sequence:
- a CDS encoding hypothetical protein (NECATOR_CHRII.G7866.T1): MVYSNSTMSRPPQLDNLLKIDSWLYDFQPEICRRYTVFLDFQKRIEECGGMERFTQGYKEYGLIVQPDNSVLCHEWAPGADQLALIGDFNGWNRESHKYTREEHGKWRLVVPPNPDGSCAIPHLSVLKVAVTRQGNTVDKLSPWAKYVTRPKETVVYHQQFYNPPEKYQLKHPRPPKPESLRIYEAHVGISSWEGKVNSYRAFADDVIPRIARQGYNTIQLMAVMEHVYYASFGYQVTSFFAPASRCGPPDDVKYLVDKAHAMGITILLDVVHSHASKNVADGLNEWDGTDSCYFHSGPRGTHSLWDSRLFDYTQIETLRFLLSNIRWWVDEYGFDGFRFDGVTSMIYHSHGIADSLSGGYPMYFGLNADTDALVYLMLANDFLHKKYPQIITIAEEVSGMPALCRPVDEGGQGFDYRLAMALPDMWIKILKHLKDEDWNIGDIVHTLENRRWGEANVAYAESHDQALVGDKTIAFWLMDKEMYDFMSVTTSYTPIIERGIALHKMIRLLTMALGGEAWLNFIGNEFGHPEWLDFPRVGNNESFHYCRRQFNLADDDLLRYKFLNRWDHEMNKLEQSTGFLHKGPAYVSWKHDGDKMICFERAGLLFVFNFHPSKSFADYKVGVETPGTYKLALNSDDEQFGGWNRLKNGSEHHTFPEGYAGRRNHLLVYAPARTCLVLRL; this comes from the exons atggTTTATAGTAATTCAACCATGTCGCGTCCTCCACAGCTCGATAATTTGCTGAAAATTGACAGTTGGTTGTATGATTTCCAACCGGAAATCTGTCGACGATACACTGTTTTTCTCGATTTCCAAAAACGAATCGAAGAG TGTGGAGGTATGGAGCGATTTACACAAGGCTACAAAGAATACGGTCTTATTGTACAACCTGACAATTCGGTGCTTTGCCATGAATGGGCTCCTGGAGCCGATCAACTTGCGTTGATAGGCGATTTCA ATGGATGGAATCGTGAGAGCCACAAATACACCAGAGAGGAGCACGGGAAATGGCGACTTGTGGTCCCACCTAACCCTGATGGCTCCTGCGCTATTCCACATCTATCCGTTCTCAAG GTTGCTGTCACAAGACAAGGGAATACTGTGGACAAACTCAGTCCATGGGCCAAATACGTGACAAGGCCGAAGGAAACAGTAGTTTATCATCAG CAATTCTACAATCCTCCAGAAAAGTATCAACTTAAACATCCGCGACCTCCAAAACCAGAATCACTTCGTATTTACGAGGCTCATGTTGGTATCAGTAGCTGGGAAGGGAAGGTGAACAGCTATAGAGCATTCGCTGATGATGTCATTCCTCGAATTGCTAGACAGG GGTACAATACCATACAATTGATGGCTGTAATGGAACATGTCTATTATGCATCGTTTGGTTATCAGGTTACTAGCTTCTTTGCACCTGCTAG TCGTTGTGGTCCTCCTGATGATGTGAAATATTTAGTCGACAAAGCCCATGCAATGGGCATCACAATTCTTCTGGATGTG GTTCACTCCCATGCATCAAAGAACGTTGCCGATGGTCTTAATGAATGGGACGGTACGGACAGCTGCTACTTCCACAGTGGTCCTCGTGGAACACATTCATTGTGGGATTCAAGGCTGTTTGATTATACGCA GATCGAAACGCTGCGTTTTCTGTTGTCGAACATTCGTTGGTGGGTTGATGAGTACGGATTCGATGGTTTTCGTTTCGATGGTGTCACTTCGATGATCTACCATAGTCACGGAatag CCGATTCGCTATCTGGCGGCTATCCTATGTACTTTGGATTGAATGCAGACACGGACGCACTAGTGTATTTGATGCTTGCCAACGACTTCTTGCACAAAAAATATCCGCAAATCATTACCATAGCTGAG GAAGTCTCCGGCATGCCTGCTCTGTGCCGCCCCGTCGATGAAGGTGGTCAAGGGTTTGACTATCGATTGGCCATGGCACTTCCAGATATGTGGATCAAGATTCTAAAACATTTGAAAGATGAAGACTGGAACATCGGAGATATTGTACACACCCTGGAGAATCGAAG GTGGGGCGAAGCTAACGTCGCTTACGCTGAGTCGCATGATCAAGCCCTTGTGGGTGACAAGACAATCGCTTTCTGGCTCATGGACAAAG AAATGTATGACTTCATGTCGGTCACGACATCGTATACTCCTATTATCGAACGAGGCATTGCCCTTCATAAAATGATTCGGTTGCTTACAATGGCCCTAGGAGGCGAGGCGTGGTTAAATTTCATTG GAAATGAATTTGGTCATCCTGAATGGTTAGACTTCCCACGTGTTGGTAATAATGAGTCGTTCCACTACTGTAGACGACAATTCAACTTAGCAGATGATGACCTATTGAG GTACAAATTCTTGAATAGATGGGACCATGAGATGAACAAACTCGAACAGAGCACTGGTTTCTTACACAAGGGACCG GCTTATGTCTCATGGAAGCACGACGGCGATAAAATGATCTGCTTTGAGCGGGCTggattgttatttgttttcaatttccatCCGTCGAAAAGCTTCGCCGATTATAAAGTAGGAGTAGAAACACCGGGAAC TTACAAACTCGCGCTAAATAGCGATGATGAGCAGTTCGGAGGATGGAATCGTCTTAAAAACGGATCAGAACACCATACTTTCCCTGAGGGCTATGCTGGACGTCGCAATCATCTGCTAGTCTATGCCCCAGCAAGAACATGTCTCGTGCTAAGACTGTAA
- a CDS encoding hypothetical protein (NECATOR_CHRII.G7866.T2), producing the protein MGAGNSTMSRPPQLDNLLKIDSWLYDFQPEICRRYTVFLDFQKRIEECGGMERFTQGYKEYGLIVQPDNSVLCHEWAPGADQLALIGDFNGWNRESHKYTREEHGKWRLVVPPNPDGSCAIPHLSVLKVAVTRQGNTVDKLSPWAKYVTRPKETVVYHQQFYNPPEKYQLKHPRPPKPESLRIYEAHVGISSWEGKVNSYRAFADDVIPRIARQGYNTIQLMAVMEHVYYASFGYQVTSFFAPASRCGPPDDVKYLVDKAHAMGITILLDVVHSHASKNVADGLNEWDGTDSCYFHSGPRGTHSLWDSRLFDYTQIETLRFLLSNIRWWVDEYGFDGFRFDGVTSMIYHSHGIADSLSGGYPMYFGLNADTDALVYLMLANDFLHKKYPQIITIAEEVSGMPALCRPVDEGGQGFDYRLAMALPDMWIKILKHLKDEDWNIGDIVHTLENRRWGEANVAYAESHDQALVGDKTIAFWLMDKEMYDFMSVTTSYTPIIERGIALHKMIRLLTMALGGEAWLNFIGNEFGHPEWLDFPRVGNNESFHYCRRQFNLADDDLLRYKFLNRWDHEMNKLEQSTGFLHKGPAYVSWKHDGDKMICFERAGLLFVFNFHPSKSFADYKVGVETPGTYKLALNSDDEQFGGWNRLKNGSEHHTFPEGYAGRRNHLLVYAPARTCLVLRL; encoded by the exons TAATTCAACCATGTCGCGTCCTCCACAGCTCGATAATTTGCTGAAAATTGACAGTTGGTTGTATGATTTCCAACCGGAAATCTGTCGACGATACACTGTTTTTCTCGATTTCCAAAAACGAATCGAAGAG TGTGGAGGTATGGAGCGATTTACACAAGGCTACAAAGAATACGGTCTTATTGTACAACCTGACAATTCGGTGCTTTGCCATGAATGGGCTCCTGGAGCCGATCAACTTGCGTTGATAGGCGATTTCA ATGGATGGAATCGTGAGAGCCACAAATACACCAGAGAGGAGCACGGGAAATGGCGACTTGTGGTCCCACCTAACCCTGATGGCTCCTGCGCTATTCCACATCTATCCGTTCTCAAG GTTGCTGTCACAAGACAAGGGAATACTGTGGACAAACTCAGTCCATGGGCCAAATACGTGACAAGGCCGAAGGAAACAGTAGTTTATCATCAG CAATTCTACAATCCTCCAGAAAAGTATCAACTTAAACATCCGCGACCTCCAAAACCAGAATCACTTCGTATTTACGAGGCTCATGTTGGTATCAGTAGCTGGGAAGGGAAGGTGAACAGCTATAGAGCATTCGCTGATGATGTCATTCCTCGAATTGCTAGACAGG GGTACAATACCATACAATTGATGGCTGTAATGGAACATGTCTATTATGCATCGTTTGGTTATCAGGTTACTAGCTTCTTTGCACCTGCTAG TCGTTGTGGTCCTCCTGATGATGTGAAATATTTAGTCGACAAAGCCCATGCAATGGGCATCACAATTCTTCTGGATGTG GTTCACTCCCATGCATCAAAGAACGTTGCCGATGGTCTTAATGAATGGGACGGTACGGACAGCTGCTACTTCCACAGTGGTCCTCGTGGAACACATTCATTGTGGGATTCAAGGCTGTTTGATTATACGCA GATCGAAACGCTGCGTTTTCTGTTGTCGAACATTCGTTGGTGGGTTGATGAGTACGGATTCGATGGTTTTCGTTTCGATGGTGTCACTTCGATGATCTACCATAGTCACGGAatag CCGATTCGCTATCTGGCGGCTATCCTATGTACTTTGGATTGAATGCAGACACGGACGCACTAGTGTATTTGATGCTTGCCAACGACTTCTTGCACAAAAAATATCCGCAAATCATTACCATAGCTGAG GAAGTCTCCGGCATGCCTGCTCTGTGCCGCCCCGTCGATGAAGGTGGTCAAGGGTTTGACTATCGATTGGCCATGGCACTTCCAGATATGTGGATCAAGATTCTAAAACATTTGAAAGATGAAGACTGGAACATCGGAGATATTGTACACACCCTGGAGAATCGAAG GTGGGGCGAAGCTAACGTCGCTTACGCTGAGTCGCATGATCAAGCCCTTGTGGGTGACAAGACAATCGCTTTCTGGCTCATGGACAAAG AAATGTATGACTTCATGTCGGTCACGACATCGTATACTCCTATTATCGAACGAGGCATTGCCCTTCATAAAATGATTCGGTTGCTTACAATGGCCCTAGGAGGCGAGGCGTGGTTAAATTTCATTG GAAATGAATTTGGTCATCCTGAATGGTTAGACTTCCCACGTGTTGGTAATAATGAGTCGTTCCACTACTGTAGACGACAATTCAACTTAGCAGATGATGACCTATTGAG GTACAAATTCTTGAATAGATGGGACCATGAGATGAACAAACTCGAACAGAGCACTGGTTTCTTACACAAGGGACCG GCTTATGTCTCATGGAAGCACGACGGCGATAAAATGATCTGCTTTGAGCGGGCTggattgttatttgttttcaatttccatCCGTCGAAAAGCTTCGCCGATTATAAAGTAGGAGTAGAAACACCGGGAAC TTACAAACTCGCGCTAAATAGCGATGATGAGCAGTTCGGAGGATGGAATCGTCTTAAAAACGGATCAGAACACCATACTTTCCCTGAGGGCTATGCTGGACGTCGCAATCATCTGCTAGTCTATGCCCCAGCAAGAACATGTCTCGTGCTAAGACTGTAA
- a CDS encoding hypothetical protein (NECATOR_CHRII.G7867.T1): MGSIYRSEVMSLCQIFLQTDSAYQCVAELGELGLVQFLDLNEEMNSYQRKFVNEVRRCEEMERKLNFIEAEVVKDDVEIKDHDEHIPAPQPKHMIEMEANFEKLEEELLSINTSSKQLITNHVQLLEIKAVLEKVHLLLDAGTKRDAAMSISEAARGEAGPFTIGIKNEIEKEKRDENELKFVAGVISRKKKVSFERFIWRFCRGKVFVRTADIEERTEVFDTKKPDNKSVFMLFFSGEQLRSRVTKICNGFQATIYNCPEYTSERAHLLGQISAQVNDMESVISKTLEYRRKIIFGASLSVKRWSIMLLKLKAIFHTLNMFSVDVTHKCLIAECWVPTVDLQLVKMALRKGTDQSGSTIHAVLNEMETHHTPPTHFKLNKFTQGFQNIVDAYGIANYREVNPAPWSIISFPFLFAVMFGDSGHGSIMLLAALAFVLFENKLISMKIKDEIFNTFFGGRYVVLLMGIFSIYTGLLYNDIYSKSIDIFGSSWKNPYPQSLLAHMDEQGYNSSQTLDLTWPPEHSFDSNLGPYPFGVDPVWNVAKNKLNFLNPMKMKTSIILGISQMTFGLLLSLCNHIHNRSLVDIFFVFVPQCFFLGCIFVYLCVMVVLKWIFFYVNPAFIFGRLYPGSNCAPSLLIGLINMFMLKGRDPGFVQHVNSINATASVIINNKNYTYDVYDQCYLQQWYPGQGLIEEILLLLAVVSIPIMLFVKPFYIRWRHSRGLPIAGGHGHGGGGEDEEFNFGDVMVYQAIHTIEFALGCISHTASYLRLWALSLAHAQLSEVLWDMLLAMGLEMGGWAGSAAIFILFFFFGVLSISILILMEGLSAFLHALRLHWVEFNSKFYGGTGVAFEPLHFTRLIRMAEGLEQ; this comes from the exons ATGGGCTCCATCTATCGCTCAGAGGTGATGAGCCTCTGCCAGATCTTCTTACAAACGGATTCCGCTTATCAATGCGTTGCAGAACTTGGAGAACTGGGACTTGTACAGTTCTTAGAC TTAAATGAAGAGATGAACTCGTACCAAAGGAAATTCGTTAACGAGGTTCGTCGTTGCGAAGAAATGGAGAGAAAATTAA ATTTCATCGAAGCAGAAGTGGTGAAGGATGATGTAGAGATCAAAGATCACGATGAGCACATTCCAGCACCTCAGCCGAAGCATATGATAGAAATGGAG gcaaatttcgaaaaactCGAGGAAGAACTATTGTCGATCAACACAAGTTCCAAGCAACTTATAACGAACCACGTTCAACTGCTTGAAATAAAAGCGGTTCTCGAAAAAGTTCATCTTCTACTGGACGCA GGTACGAAACGCGATGCTGCAATGTCCATCAGCGAAGCTGCTCGCGGCGAAGCTGGTCCTTTTACTATCGGAATCAAAAACGAAAtagagaaggagaaaagggACGAGAATGAACTAAA GTTTGTCGCAGGTGTGATCAGtcgtaagaaaaaagtctCATTCGAACGTTTCATATGGCGTTTCTGTCGGGGCAAAGTCTTTGTTCGTACCGCTGACATCGAAGAGAGAACAGAAGTATTCGAC ACAAAAAAGCCCGACAACAAATCAGTATTCATGCTGTTCTTCTCCGGTGAACAGCTAAGATCCAGAGTAACGAAGATTTGCAACGG GTTCCAAGCAACTATCTACAATTGCCCTGAGTACACATCAGAACGTGCTCATTTACTTGGTCAAATCAGTGCACAG GTCAACGATATGGAAAGCGTCATCAGTAAAACGTTAGAGTATCgcagaaaaatcatttttggaGCATCGCTTAGTGTGAAAAGATGGAGCATTATG cttttgaaattgaaagcgATTTTTCATACGCTGAACATGTTCTCCGTTGATGTCACTCATAAATGTCTTATCGCCGAATGTTGGGTACCTACGGTCGATCTACAGCTCGTGAAAATGGCTCTACGTAAAGGAACG GACCAATCCGGTTCCACCATACATGCAGTACTTAACGAAATGGAAACACATCATACACCACCAACACATTTTAAACTGAACAAATTCACTCAAGGTTTCCAGAATATTGTCGACGCTTACGGTATTGCAAACTACAGAGAAGTGAATCCAG CTCCATGGTCAATTATTTCCTTTCCGTTTCTCTTTGCTGTTATGTTTGGTGATTCCGGACACGGATCGATCATGCTCTTAGCTGCTCTTGCCTTCGTactatttgaaaacaaattgatTTCGATGAAGATCAAGGATGAG attTTCAACACGTTCTTCGGTGGTCGCTATGTCGTACTTCTTATGgggatattttctatttacacTGGACTTCTCTACAATGATATCTACTCGAAATCGATAGATATTTTCGGATCATCGTGGAAAAATCCATACCC ACAATCACTACTTGCTCATATGGACGAGCAGGGTTACAATAGCTCTCAAACTTTGGATCTGACCTGGCCACCTGAACACTCTTTTGATTCGAATCTG GGACCGTATCCATTCGGTGTGGATCCAGTCTGGAATGTGGctaaaaacaaattgaacTTCTTAAATCCAATGAAGATGAAGACGTCAATCATTCTTGGTATCAGTCAAATGACTTTCGGTCTACTTCTATCCCTCTGTAATCACAT ACACAACCGTTCCTTAGTCGACATTTTCTTCGTCTTCGTTCCACAGTGCTTCTTCCTTGGAtgtattttcgtttatttatgtGTCATG GTAGTTCTcaaatggattttcttctaCGTAAATCCTGCCTTCATTTTTGGTCGATTGTATCCCGGTTCGAACTGCGCCCCATCACTATTGATTGGTCTCATCAATATGTTCATGCTTAAAGGAAGAGAT CCCGGATTCGTTCAACACGTCAACAGCATAAATGCCACCGCTTCCGTAATaatcaacaataaaaattatacaTATGATGTATACGATCAATGCTACTTACAACAATGGTATCCCGGCCAG GGGCTCAtagaagaaattcttcttcttctcgcCGTAGTTTCCATTCCAATTATGTTATTTGTGAAACCATTCTACATTCGATGGCGTCATAGCAGAGGATTGCCGATTGCTGGTGGGCATGGACATGGTGGGGGTGGCGAGGATGAGGAG TTCAATTTTGGTGATGTGATGGTTTATCAAGCGATTCATACGATTGAATTCGCTCTCGGATGTATTTCTCACACTGCCTCATACCTTCGACTGTGGGCACTGTCTCTTGCTCATGCAC AGCTTTCCGAAGTACTCTGGGATATGTTACTAGCGATGGGTTTGGAAATGGGTGGATGGGCTGGTTCGGCGGCcatattcattcttttcttcttctttggagTGCTTTCAATTTCGATTTTAATTCTTATGGAAGGTCTGTCCGCCTTCTTGCACGCACTTCGTCTGCATTG GGTCGAATTCAACTCGAAATTCTATGGAGGTACTGGGGTTGCATTCGAACCACTTCACTTCACTCGACTTATACGTATGGCAGAAGGGCTAGAGCAATAA
- a CDS encoding hypothetical protein (NECATOR_CHRII.G7868.T2): MYADDIKIYGIYDDENYLEVRNALQTSLAKMSDWASKWDLRINHDKSLVMHIGLLSDSLLAQRAPYALGEFGFPNVDVSVHKHDPQFESQSRNRTKAHLDDVEPYSFNLLWSLFTVEVVEQELPHFWNLSDKRRNNPASDACTYRSSLGRAAC; the protein is encoded by the exons ATGTACGCTGATGACATTAAGATTTACGGCATATACGATGACGAGAACTACCTCGAAGTACGCAATGCACTTCAGACATCACTAGCTAAAATGTCCGACTGGGCCTCCAAATGGGATCTGCGCATTAACCACGACAAGTCTCTGGTTATGCATATAG GTCTCCTGTCAGACTCGCTTTTAGCTCAACGTGCTCCCTATGCCTTGGGCGAATTTGGCTTTCCGAACGTTGATGTTTCG GTGCATAAGCACGATCCACAGTTTGAGTCTCAATCTCGTAATCGTACAAAAGCGcatcttgacgacgttgaACCATACTCCTTCAATTTGTTGTGGTCATTATTCACAG TTGAGG TGGTTGAACAAGAACTGCCCCATTTCTGGAATCTAAGTGACAAGAGGAGG AACAATCCAGCAAGCGATGCCTGCACATATCGCAGCAGTCTGGGTAGAGCAGCTTGTTAa
- a CDS encoding hypothetical protein (NECATOR_CHRII.G7868.T1), whose amino-acid sequence MYADDIKIYGIYDDENYLEVRNALQTSLAKMSDWASKWDLRINHDKSLVMHIGKGNVAEYSMNGVALKICKSVRDLGIFVDYNLNFTEHIDHIVRKAYSALFRLFRIVHTSNPTILTRLYKSFVLPHLEYGSQIWSPSKKKIYSKARKGARDFYAYVMQKNVNRLSGE is encoded by the coding sequence ATGTACGCTGATGACATTAAGATTTACGGCATATACGATGACGAGAACTACCTCGAAGTACGCAATGCACTTCAGACATCACTAGCTAAAATGTCCGACTGGGCCTCCAAATGGGATCTGCGCATTAACCACGACAAGTCTCTGGTTATGCATATAGGTAAAGGGAATGTGGCTGAGTATAGTATGAATGGTGTAGCtcttaaaatttgtaaatctGTAAGAGACTTAgggatttttgtggattataACCTCAACTTCACAGAACATATTGATCATATTGTAAGGAAAGCATACTCGGCCCTTTTTCGACTATTCCGCATTGTTCACACCTCTAATCCAACTATTCTCACTCGTCTATACAAATCGTTCGTCTTACCTCATCTTGAATATGGCTCTCAAATTTGGagcccttcaaagaaaaaaatatatagcaAAGCTCGAAAAGGTGCAAGAGACTTTTACGCGTATGTTATGCAGAAGAATGTCAACAGACTTAGCGGTGAATAG
- a CDS encoding hypothetical protein (NECATOR_CHRII.G7869.T1) produces MSNFILYCTVVVFIVVDASDTSCSEEDDDTTSPASDFIVKESEAVPGNPLTRSLLKEKVEQPNPRFKREWGAGVAFDGLFRLGDIAAK; encoded by the exons ATGTCGAATTTTATTCTGTACTGTACCGTTGTCGTTTTCATTGTTGTCGATGCTAGTGACACTAGCTGTTCTGAGGAGGACGATGATACAACATCTCCTGCAAGCGATTTTATCGTGAAGGAAAGTGAAGCTGTCCCAGGAAACCCATTGACGCGCAGTCTTCTGAAGGAAAAGGTGGAACA GCCCAATCCACGCTTCAAAAGGGAGTGGGGAGCCGGGGTTGCTTTTGACGGCTTATTTCGGCTGGGTGACATTGCAGCAAAATGA
- a CDS encoding hypothetical protein (NECATOR_CHRII.G7870.T1), with amino-acid sequence MRIILYLFLIAVSIFHLNAQQIEEDFPVPPRLDRHGIDTTKERITRDVRMREDIPLLVDPQPIYDSNEFSFIEHKHQPRIFTVR; translated from the exons ATGCGAATTATTCTCTATCTTTTCCTGATTGccgtttcaatttttcacctGAATGCACAGCAAATTGAAGAGGACTTCCCTGTACCTCCTCGACTAGACAGACATGGAATTGACACCACAAAGGAACGAATCACTCGCGACGTTCGGATGAGAGAGGACATTCCCCTTCTTGTCGATCCTCAACCGATTTA CGATTCgaacgaattttcttttattgaacATAAACACCAACCGCGGATTTTCACAGTACGATAG
- a CDS encoding hypothetical protein (NECATOR_CHRII.G7871.T5), translating to MTGLKKQIVKRICTDGNEVVGIPRIPTIKLPIVEPHEESGALMVVGEREIQDYTQHPLVSGEAFRPEDIRLEEVHYMESTSSGVCLFALNEECERIPEILSHSWVNNYRLEGVFGRETNKHKIKARVTLKADYDHVTRHKLEKLITRVESEYRRAAFQAAEVDIQSEEAFEIARKGMPRAKLAGAQIVYGCKVKHFNLPFFALQVQSVGETDVFLRCFIHEIGVSLGTTASCIRLQRRSLGPFHPDHALLEKQISLQNIIRNMELCRRIMKSLKEDDEVIDENSVAYEEVRSVIDGLDMQTDQEYDAMRPPQCRDTRKIWVLEIWQRPPHSAIVSNEKWLRVQFWSVLSKNLFFTIQHFLGWLTLGAAMAANDWSSQFKTFWVTTLCIYVSEMIIFFMGLFLYHYFVFLPRVRLKLYKVPQDEASKSLLRISGMLPSEGTIQKTQGDEIDEESLGKDEHLRREVDADDSPFAEWHSVDHKKKNKELKPYDDMCTPPSSMRESPARDDITPSSTNMSTMHNFSSFPKANFQGGIDPLDRTQRSLRKSPRKLSTQRSSNASPQKLSGQQTSRLTPIAFNSNSEMNIPDNPPNSAELY from the exons ATGACCGGTCTGAAGAAACAGATTGTGAAACGGATATGCACTGACGGGAATGAAGTTGTTGGCATCCCTCGAATACCTACGATAAAACTGCCGATAGTTGAACCGCATGAAGAGTCTGGAGCTCTCATGGTTGTAGGCGAACGCGAAATTCAGGATTATAC GCAACATCCGCTTGTTTCTGGAGAAGCTTTTCGTCCTGAAGACATACGCTTGGAGGAGGTTCACTACATGGAGAGCACATCTTCCGGTGTTTGTC TTTTCGCATTGAACGAGGAATGCGAACGAATTCCTGAGATTTTATCTCATTCCTGGGTGAACAACTATCGACTTGAAGGTGTTTTCGGTCGTGAAACCAATAAGCACAAAATCAAAGCACGTGTCACATTGAAAGCAGATTACG ATCATGTTACTCGTCACAAATTAGAAAAGCTTATTACGCGTGTGGAGTCGGAATATCGAAGAGCAGCATTTCAAGCAGCTGAAGTGGATATTCAG AGCGAAGAAGCGTTCGAAATTGCTCGCAAAGGCATGCCACGAGCCAAACTTGCTGGAGCTCAGATTGTTTACGGATGTAAAGTGAAACACTTCAATTTACCGTTCTTTGCACTACAAGTACAGTCTGTCGGAGAAACAGATGTATTTTTGAG ATGCTTTATCCACGAAATAGGTGTTAGCCTTGGTACGACGGCGAGTTGCATTCGTCTCCAACG ACGATCGTTGGGACCTTTCCATCCCGATCACGCATTACTAGAAAAGCAAATATCACTCCAAAATATTATCAGGAACATGGAGCTATGCAG AAGAATAATGAAGAGCTTGAAAGAAGATGATGAAGTGATAGATGAGAACTCCGTAGCGTATGAAGAGGTTAGGTCTGTCATAGATGGGCTCGACATGCAGACTGATCAGGAATATGATGCGATGAGGCCG CCACAATGCCGAGATACGAGGAAG atCTGGGTTCTAGAAATATGGCAGAGACCACCTCATTCCGCTATTGTCAGCAACGAGAAATGGCTTCGAGTGCAGTTCTGGAGCGTTCTCTCGAAAAACCTATTTTTTACAATACAGCATTTTCTAGGATGG CTCACTCTCGGTGCGGCAATGGCAGCAAATGACTGGAGTTCGCAATTCAAAACATTTTGG GTCACAACATTATGCATATACGTTAGTGAGATGATAATATTTTTCATGGGGCTATTTCTTTACCattactttgtttttcttcctcgaGTACGCCTTAAGTTGTACAAG GTACCACAAGATGAAGCATCAAAATCATTGTTACGGATTTCTGGAATGCTTCCGAGTGAGGGCACAATTCAGAAAACGCAGGGG GATGAGATAGACGAGGAAAGTCTAGGTAAGGACGAACATTTACGAAGAGAGGTGGACGCCGACGATTCTCCTTTCGCTGAG TGGCACAGCGTTGAtcataaaaagaagaacaaagagTTGAAACCATACGATGATATGTGTACACCTCCGTCCAGTATGAGGGAAAGTCCAGCCCGAGATGACATT ACACCGTCTTCAACTAATATGAGCACTATGcacaatttttcaagttttcccAAAGCAAATTTCCAAGGAGGGATTGATCCATTAGACCG TACCCAACGAAGTCTCCGTAAATCACCTCGAAAACTCAGTACTCAGCGAAGTTCAAATGCATCGCCCCAAAAACTCTCCGGGCAGCAAACATCCAGGCTAACACCAATTGCATTTAATAGCAATAGTGAGATGAATATACCAGATAATCCACCAAATTCTGCTGAGCTCTATTAA